One part of the Methylobacterium terrae genome encodes these proteins:
- a CDS encoding RidA family protein, whose product MSATLDRLKELGLALPPAAAPVANYVGFQRSGNLVIISGQLPFGANGQIDPGHKGKVGAAVSPEAAAEAAKHCALNVLAQLRAAAGNLDDAVVSCLRLGGFINAAPGFSAIAGVMNGASDLMVQVLGERGRHARSTIGVAELPLDAVVEVEGMFELR is encoded by the coding sequence ATGAGCGCGACCCTCGACCGCCTGAAGGAGCTCGGCCTCGCCCTGCCGCCGGCCGCGGCCCCCGTGGCGAACTACGTCGGCTTCCAGCGCAGCGGCAACCTGGTGATCATCTCGGGCCAGCTGCCCTTCGGGGCGAACGGCCAGATCGACCCGGGCCACAAGGGCAAGGTCGGGGCCGCGGTCTCGCCCGAGGCCGCCGCCGAGGCGGCGAAGCACTGCGCCCTGAACGTGCTGGCGCAGCTGCGCGCGGCGGCCGGCAACCTCGACGACGCGGTGGTGTCCTGCCTGCGGCTCGGCGGCTTCATCAACGCGGCGCCGGGCTTCTCGGCCATCGCCGGCGTGATGAACGGCGCCTCCGACCTGATGGTGCAGGTGCTGGGCGAGCGCGGCCGCCACGCCCGCTCGACGATCGGCGTCGCCGAGCTCCCCCTCGACGCCGTCGTCGAAGTCGAGGGCATGTTCGAGCTCCGCTGA